A window of Argopecten irradians isolate NY chromosome 1, Ai_NY, whole genome shotgun sequence contains these coding sequences:
- the LOC138310701 gene encoding uncharacterized protein produces MESVVVLILGHSFVRRLRDDLTGSWTNLGFDIDSVRVHCIGKGGSRVRDLPFMSSSISEIQPKIVLLQIGGNDLDSTDHDCVAERLPNDFISVAQWLRAGFCVGQVGIMQLFYRTRTRSVPVDIYNRAVDSVNDRVKMMCEEAQGCFYWRHKGLKTAALLCLKQDGVHLSPAGLRKFKFSLRGAVLQGKRLVDGDNSNPRDPSI; encoded by the coding sequence ATGGAATCTGTAGTTGTTTTGATTCTCGGACATAGTTTTGTTAGACGGTTACGAGATGATTTGACAGGTTCATGGACAAACTTAGGTTTCGACATTGACTCGGTCCGCGTCCATTGTATCGGAAAAGGGGGGAGTCGGGTTCGCGATCTCCCTTTCATGTCTAGTTCAATCTCAGAGATACAACCTAAGATTGTTTTACTGCAAATCGGTGGTAATGATCTGGACTCAACCGATCATGATTGTGTAGCGGAACGGTTGCCCAATGACTTCATATCTGTGGCACAGTGGCTTCGTGCGGGGTTTTGCGTGGGCCAAGTTGGCATTATGCAACTTTTTTATAGGACAAGGACAAGATCCGTACCAGTGGATATTTATAATAGGGCCGTGGATAGTGTCAATGATAGGGTGAAAATGATGTGTGAAGAAGCACAAGGATGTTTTTATTGGAGGCACAAAGGCCTTAAGACAGCTGCCCTTCTTTGTTTAAAACAAGATGGCGTCCATCTTTCTCCCGCTGGACTACGAAAGTTTAAATTCTCCTTACGCGGGGCGGTCCTTCAGGGCAAGCGATTGGTGGACGGAGATAATAGTAACCCTCGTGACCCTTCCATATAA
- the LOC138331996 gene encoding uncharacterized protein KIAA1958-like: MLTDSLLQRSTKNTKKKTDLDMKKVRDFFQCVLKENRPLESIPPVQLNKLLCIFFMNVRNNHGKEYEPATIRNMACSIDRYLKSKDYGKQLTTSVEFSKVMEVIKSKQKKLKREGKGNLEKRADAVSDKDIDKLYDVGQLGSHNPDSLLRTVWFLNTVHFGMRGVTEHRDMCWGDIKLCKDSENNEYIEFRERQTKTRPGSNPKNVRAVPLRAWATPKTPSRCPVATYKVYQSRRPPTYCHDDAPYYIATNTNMDKSSRWFKCQPVGVNKLGRFMTTMAENAGLTSKTGGNGKRLTNHSARKYLVQKLNDNGLPPNQIMQISGHKNIQSINNYSTINSNQHRTISRTLSNAHSEQIGQPANNPSSGPRPSSLVSSNGDVQLQNVSNRPPLPNTLPSLFSGPINGGSFTININNKSVCTCRKRQRPRVLYSDSDTD; the protein is encoded by the exons ATGTTGACAGATTCATTGCTTCAGAGGTCAACAAAAAACACTAAGAAAAAAACTGatttagatatgaaaaaagtaCGAGATTTTTTTCAGTGTGTTCTCAAGGAAAACAGGCCATTAGAATCGATTCCGCCAGTTCAGCTGAACAAGTTactttgtatcttttttatgaATGTTAGAAACAATCATGGAAAGGAATATGAACCTGCTACCATTAGAAACATGGCATGTAGCATTGATCGGTATTTGAAATCGAAAGATTACGGCAAACAACTAACAACAAGTGTAGAGTTTTCTAAGGTAATGGAGGTTATCAAATCTAAGCAAAAAAAGCTAAAACGAGAGGGAAAGGGAAATTTAGAAAAGAGGGCTGATGCTGTTTCAGACAAAGACATAGATAAATTGTATGACGTAGGTCAACTTGGTTCACACAACCCTGACAGTTTGTTAAGAACAGTTTGGTTTCTAAATACTGTGCATTTTGGCATGCGAGGTGTTACTGAACACAGGGATATGTGTTGGGGGGATATTAAGCTATGTAAAGATTCAGAGAATAATGAGTACATTGAATTTCGTGAACGGCAAACTAAAACAAGGCCTGGATCAAATCCTAAGAATGTAAGGGCCGTCCCCCTGCGCGCCTGGGCTACCCCTAAAACCCCATCACGCTGCCCTGTCGCCACTTATAAGGTCTACCAATCTCGCCGTCCGCCAACATACTGCCATGATGATGCCCCCTATTATATTGCCACTAATACAAACATGGACAAATCTAGCAGGTGGTTTAAGTGCCAGCCTGTCGGCGTAAATAAACTGGGAAGATTCATGACTACAATGGCAGAAAATGCAg gcTTGACGAGCAAAACAGGGGGAAATGGAAAGCGCCTCACGAACCATAGCGCAAGAAAGTATCTTGTACAGAAGTTGAATGATAACGGGTTGCCTCCCAATCAGATTATGCAG ATTTCCGGACACAAGAACATCCAGAGTATTAACAACTATTCGACAATAAACTCAAACCAACATAGGACGATCTCAAGAACATTGTCGAACGCGCACTCAGAGCAGATCGGTCAGCCAGCAAACAATCCATCATCCGGCCCCCGGCCATCATCACTAGTGTCATCAAACGGTGATGTTCAACTTCAAAACGTATCAAACAGACCACCATTACCAAACACGCTCCCGTCATTGTTTTCGGGACCCATTAATGGTGGATCTTTCACaataaacatcaacaacaagtCCGTGTGTACTTGTAGGAAACGCCAAAGGCCAAGGGTGCTTTACTCCGACAGTGACACGGACTAG